The window TCACGCAACCACACCGACTCGCCGGCCGCCACCCAGTCCCCGTGATAGGCGGGCAGGCCACCGTTGGGTCCGTAACTGGCGTTGATACGGGTAATGGTGGTGGGGAGGTCCAGCACCCGGGCCATCGTGCGGGCCACCGCCTCCTGCGACACCTTCGACACGCCGTAAGTAGGGCTATGGGGTGCGGTGGCGTCGCCTAGTGGGTCGGTCTCGACGTAGCGGTGCATTGGGTCCTGGTGGGGTCTGTACACCGAATTGGTCGAAGCGATCAGGGCGCCAGCAGCCCGTCGGCAGTGGTTCATGACTAGGCCGGTCGCCTCAGCGTTGGCCCGGATGGCCCGGTCGTGGTCAAGTGTCTTCCCCTGCCACGCGGCAAAGTGCACTAGGTGGGTGAAGTCATCGGGCAGGCCGTTCAGGTCTCCGGACGCCAGATCGGCCACGTGTGTAGTCACGCCGATGGCTTCGGCCCGCTCGCGGCTGCCCTCGGCACAGAAGCTCGCCCCGCCACCAACCTCGTTGTCGCGGGCCAGGAACCGGGCGATCGGATGACCGATCTGGCCGGTGAGGCCGGTAACGAGAATCTTGTGGTCGCGGAGCACGCCGTCGACGCTACGACGCAGCGGGTAGTCGGGTCACCCCGAGAGAGAATTCCCCGGCCGCCGCATAGAAAAGCCAGCGGCCCTCGGCTTCAGGGTGGTCGTCAGTCGATAAGTCGATCACGAACGGGTCGCGGAGGCCGTGCTGAGGTTGGAACGATGGGCCCCTCGGGGTGGGTTCGACGGGGAGGGCGGCTCCCTCCCACGACTCGACGGGGCGCAGGATCTCCTCGACCGGTCCAGCCGACCAGGTAGACCAGTCGCCACGGAGATCCACAGTGGTCCGCAGGATCCGCTCCGGGGCGTCCCCCGCCCGGGTGAACCAGACGAGGAGTTCGTGGTCGACGACGACCACGCCGGCGTGTCGGATCTCATCGTCTTGAAACAGTGAGGGCCCCGCCTCGAACCCAGACAGGCCGTCCACTGACCGGCAGAGCCCCGACGGCATGGATAGCCCGTACCAGTGTCCGTCCCACCGAAATCCCCGGGGGTACGACGGTGAGATTGCGGCCAGCAGTTTGATGGGCCGGAACCGGAGTCCGTCGTCGGAGGTCGCAGCCAGGGTGTGCTGGTCCATGGTCGGGTAGCGGTTCCACGACGGAAGGTGGCCGGCCATTGCTTCGGTGACGTGACCGTGGAAGTACATGCGGATCGTTCGGGCTTCATGGTCCACATGAACGTCGGGGGAGGCCACGTGCCGTCTGGCGTCGGTTGGATCGATAGCCGTCGCGACGTCGTCGACGTGAAGGACATCAGTCGACACGATCCGCCACGGCCCGGTGGGGTGATCCGACGTGGC of the Acidimicrobiales bacterium genome contains:
- a CDS encoding NAD(P)-dependent oxidoreductase, producing MLRDHKILVTGLTGQIGHPIARFLARDNEVGGGASFCAEGSRERAEAIGVTTHVADLASGDLNGLPDDFTHLVHFAAWQGKTLDHDRAIRANAEATGLVMNHCRRAAGALIASTNSVYRPHQDPMHRYVETDPLGDATAPHSPTYGVSKVSQEAVARTMARVLDLPTTITRINASYGPNGGLPAYHGDWVAAGESVWLR